In Ramlibacter sp., the sequence TGCTGCTGCTGGCCGTGTTGCTGCTGCGCAAGCCGGCCACGGGCGCGCAGGAGGCGGCCCGCGCCGAGCTGCTGGCCGCCAACGAGCGGCTGGAGCGCGAGCTGCGCCGCGAGATCAGTGAATCCTCGCGCGGCGCGCGCCAGGAACTCACGCTCAACCTCGCGAGCTTCCAGGAGGCAATGGTCAAGCAGGGCGCCGAGGCCACGCGCACCCAGAACACCCAGATCGATGCCTTTGGCCAGCAGCTTGCGTTGCTGCAGAAGACGCTGGCCGACACCCTGACGCTGCAACTGCAGGGGCTGAGCGAGTCCAACGCCCGCCGGCTGGGCGAGGTGCGCGCCACGCTGGAGGCGCAGCTGATGCAGCTGCAGCAGACCAATGCCACCAAGCTCGACGAGATGCGCCGCACCGTCGACGAAAAACTGCAGACCACGCTGGAAACCCGGCTGGGTGAAAGCTTCAAGCAGGTGGCCGACCGGCTCGAGCAGGTGCACAAGGGCCTGGGCGAGATGCAGACCCTGGCCCAGGGCGTGGGCGACCTGCAGCGCGTGCTGACCAATGTCAAGACCCGCGGCATGTTTGGCGAGGTGCAGCTCGAAGCGCTGCTGGAGCAGGTGCTGACCAACGAGCAGTACGGCAAGCAGGTCGAAACCCGCCCGCACAGCAACCAGCGCGTGGACTTTGCGGTGCGCTTCCCCGGGCGCAGCAGCGACGGCGTGCCAGTGTGGCTGCCGATCGACGCGAAGTTTCCGCGCGAGGACTACGAACGCTTGCTCGATGCCCATGAGCGCGCCGATGCGCCCGCCGCCGAGCTGGCGGCCAAGGCGCTGGAGGCGCGCATCCGGCTCGAGGCCAAGACCATTGCCGCGAGTTATCTGGCGCCGCCGCACACCACCGATTTTGCGATCCTGTTCCTGCCCATCGAGAGCCTGTATGCCGAGGTGCTGCGCCGCCCCGGCCTGATGGACAGCCTGCAGCGCGACTTCCGCGTGACGCTGGCGGGGCCCACCACGCTGCTGGCCATGCTCAACAGCCTGCACATGGGCTTTCGCACCCTGGCGCTGGAGCAGCAGGCGTCACAGGTCTGGAAGGTGCTGGGCGCGGTCAAGACCGAGTTCGACCGCTACGGCAAATGGGTGGAGACCGTGCAGGAGCAGGTGCGCAAGGCCTCGGTCACGCTGGAGAACGCGGCCACGCGCTCCAACCAGATGCGCCGCGCGCTCAAGGTGGTTGAGGCCCTGCCCGAAGCCGAGGCCCAGACCCTGCTGCCACCGCCTGACGAGGCCGACACTTGAACCCCGCCCTGGCCCGCCTGATCGCGGGCCATGTCTTTCTGCACGCCTGCATGGCGGGCATGCGCATGGCGGCGCCGCTGTTCGCGCTGCGCCGCGGCCACAGCGAGGCGGCGGTGGGCGTGCTGCTGGCGCTGTTTGCGCTGACCCAGGTGTTCCTGGCCCTGCCGGCCGGCCGCTATGCCGACCGCCACGGGCTGCGGCGGCCCATGGCCATCAGCGTGGTGGTGGCGGTGCTGGGGGCCGCGCTGGCGGCCGCCTGGCCGGTGTTCCCGGTGCTGTGCCTGAGCGCGCTCATGACCGGTGGCGCGACTGGCGCGGCGTCCATCGCCTTGCAGCGCCATGTGGGCCGCGCCGCGGCGGGGCCGACCCAGCTCAAGCAGGTGTTCTCGTGGCTGGCCATTGGCCCGGCGGTGTCCAACTTTGTCGGGCCCTTCACGGCCGGACTGGTGATCGACCACGCGGGCTTCCGGTTTGCCTTCTTGCTCATGGCGCTGCTGCCGCTGGCCACCTGGTTCTGGGTGCGGCGCACGCAGGAACTGCCGCCGGTGATCCGCGCCGGGGGCGAGCCGCGCGGGCGCGCCTGGGACCTGTTGCGCGAGCCCATGTTCCGGCGCCTGCTGCTGGTCAACTGGTTTCTTTCCTCATGCTGGGACGTGCACACCTTTGTCGTGCCCATCCTGGGCAATGAGCGCGGGCTCAGTGCCTCGGTGATCGGCAGCATCCTGGGCGCCTTCGCCGTGGCGGCGGCGGCCGTGCGCGTGGTGCTGCCGCTGCTGGCCCACCACCTGCGGGAATGGGCCGTGATTGCCACGGCGATGCTGGCGACGGCGGCGCTGTTCGGCGTCTATCCCTTCCTGCATTCGGCGCTGGCCATGGGGCTGTGTTCGGTGCTGCTGGGCGTGGCGCTGGGCTCGGTGCAGCCCATGGTCATGAGCACCCTGCACCAGATCACGCCCGAGGCCCGGCATGGCGAGGCGCTGGCGCTGCGGCTGATGGCCATCAACGCATCGAGCGTGCTGATGCCCATGCTGTTCGGCGTGGCCGGCGCCGTGATCGGCATCTCCGGCGTGTTCTGGTTTGTCGGCGCCGTGGTCGGGCTGGGCGCCCACACGGCCACGCGGCTCAAAGCTTGTAAAACGCCTTGACGAGGTCCCAGGCGGTCTGCGCATCGTCGGCGAACTGCAGCAGCTTGAGGTCGTCCGGCGAGATCACGCCTTCGTCCACCAGCATCTCGAAGTTGATCAGCTTCTTCCAGTAGTCGGAGCCAAACAGCACGATGGGCACGGGCTTGGCCTTGCGCGTCTGCACCAGGGTGATGACTTCAAACAGCTCGTCCAGCGTGCCGAAGCCCCCGGGAAACGCCACCAGCGCCTTGGCGCGCATCATGAAATGCATCTTGCGCAGCGCGAAGTAGTGGAACTTGAAATTGAGCGCCGGCGTGACGTAGGGGTTGGCGGCTTCTTCCATGGGCAGCGCAATGGTCAGGCCCACGCTGATGCCCTTGCCCTCGTGCGCGCCCTGGTTGGCGGCCTGCATGATGCCGGGGCCCCCGCCGGTGCAGACGAACAGCTTGTCGGCCGGGTCCTTGCCCTCGCTGTACTGCGCCACCAGCTTGCCAAAGGCCCGGGCCTTCTCGTAGTAGTGGGCGTTGCGCGCCAGGCTCTTGGCCCGGCGGATGCGGGCCTCGTCGCCGCTGGCCAGCGCATCGGCCACCAGCTCGGCGGCGCGGCCTTCGTCGTGGAAGCGCGCGCTGCCGAACACCACCACGGTGTTCTCGATGCCGTGGGCCTGCTGCTCCAGGTCGGGCTTGAGCATCTCGAGCTGGAAGCGGATCCCGCGCGTCTCGCGGCGCAGCAGGAATTCGGGGTCGGCAAAGGCCAGCCGGCTGGCGTCGCTGTGCAGCGGCACGCCGTCGCGGGCGTGGGACTGGAGGGTGGCCCAGGCGTCGGCCAGGCGCGTGTCGTGCAGGTCTTGGGTGGATTCCATGGCGCTATTCTCACGCCAATTCAGGCCATTCCCGGAGAGGCGGGGGCGACTTTCTCCGGTATCCTTGCCCGCGGAGAGAGATTCATGACATGAACGGGGACACATCACCGGCTTACCACGTGCTGCTCGAGGGCCGCAGCATGGGGCCCTACGACCGGCGCACCATCGTCGGCATGCGCATCAAGAAAACGCTGACCAGCGACGACGTGCTGATCGACAGCTCGGGCACGCGCCTGACCGTGGGCGACCTGCTGGGCCGGCGGGTCTCGCAAAACGGCTTCAATGCCTCGCGCAGCGGGGTGTATTCGCTGGTCAAGGGCACCTACGCCGCCAGCCTGATGGGCCGCAAGGGCCGGGGCTTTCATGTGCCGGCGTTCAGTGGCGAGCTTGAAGTGCGGGTCCAGGGTGACGTGATGCGCATCGCGGGGCGGTTCCGCAAGGCCCTGGGCTGGAAGGACGACCGCATCAAGATCCCGCTGTCGGCCTTTGCCCATGCCCGCACGGTGGGTTCGCGTGTCGATCTGTGGCTGCGTGGCCCGGCCCAGGCGGCCGGCGCGCCGCTGCAGCGCCTGTCGCTGGAACTGTTCAGCCCCGAGTCCGCGGGGGAACTGGTGGAGTGGCTGCCGGCGGCCACGCCGCCCACGCCTGAGCTTGCGCTGATGCATGGCGGCGGTGGTGTGTCCAGCAGCTACCTGGTCTGGATCGCCCTGATCGGCGTGATTGCCGTGCTCACCCTGGTGGCGCTGGTGCTGGTGTTTCGCCGGGCACTGTAGCCCCGCGGCCGGCCAGCCAGCGCAGCAGCAGCGGCTGGGCGGCTTCCAGGCCCTTGTAGGCCAGCACGGCCGGCGACATCGACTGCAGGGCACCATGCAGCCCGCCGGCCTGCGCCGGCGTGGCCACGGCCTCGGCCAGCGGCTGCAGCGTCACGCCGATGGTGAACACGGCCTGGGCCTGGCCGGGCACCGGCAAAAAGGTCTGGCGTTCCACGCGCACAAAGCACCGGGCTGCGAAAGCAGCGGGATCGTCGGTGGCGGGCCAGGGGGCGCGCGGCTGGCGCCGCAGGTGCTGGTCGTGGCGGGCCGAGGGCGAGATGGTCCAGAC encodes:
- a CDS encoding MFS transporter, which translates into the protein MNPALARLIAGHVFLHACMAGMRMAAPLFALRRGHSEAAVGVLLALFALTQVFLALPAGRYADRHGLRRPMAISVVVAVLGAALAAAWPVFPVLCLSALMTGGATGAASIALQRHVGRAAAGPTQLKQVFSWLAIGPAVSNFVGPFTAGLVIDHAGFRFAFLLMALLPLATWFWVRRTQELPPVIRAGGEPRGRAWDLLREPMFRRLLLVNWFLSSCWDVHTFVVPILGNERGLSASVIGSILGAFAVAAAAVRVVLPLLAHHLREWAVIATAMLATAALFGVYPFLHSALAMGLCSVLLGVALGSVQPMVMSTLHQITPEARHGEALALRLMAINASSVLMPMLFGVAGAVIGISGVFWFVGAVVGLGAHTATRLKACKTP
- a CDS encoding TIGR00730 family Rossman fold protein encodes the protein MESTQDLHDTRLADAWATLQSHARDGVPLHSDASRLAFADPEFLLRRETRGIRFQLEMLKPDLEQQAHGIENTVVVFGSARFHDEGRAAELVADALASGDEARIRRAKSLARNAHYYEKARAFGKLVAQYSEGKDPADKLFVCTGGGPGIMQAANQGAHEGKGISVGLTIALPMEEAANPYVTPALNFKFHYFALRKMHFMMRAKALVAFPGGFGTLDELFEVITLVQTRKAKPVPIVLFGSDYWKKLINFEMLVDEGVISPDDLKLLQFADDAQTAWDLVKAFYKL
- the rmuC gene encoding DNA recombination protein RmuC, yielding MELWLLIGLAALNLLLLAVLLLRKPATGAQEAARAELLAANERLERELRREISESSRGARQELTLNLASFQEAMVKQGAEATRTQNTQIDAFGQQLALLQKTLADTLTLQLQGLSESNARRLGEVRATLEAQLMQLQQTNATKLDEMRRTVDEKLQTTLETRLGESFKQVADRLEQVHKGLGEMQTLAQGVGDLQRVLTNVKTRGMFGEVQLEALLEQVLTNEQYGKQVETRPHSNQRVDFAVRFPGRSSDGVPVWLPIDAKFPREDYERLLDAHERADAPAAELAAKALEARIRLEAKTIAASYLAPPHTTDFAILFLPIESLYAEVLRRPGLMDSLQRDFRVTLAGPTTLLAMLNSLHMGFRTLALEQQASQVWKVLGAVKTEFDRYGKWVETVQEQVRKASVTLENAATRSNQMRRALKVVEALPEAEAQTLLPPPDEADT